GTCGAACGCTCGCGGATTGCCCGTTGGGGGATGTGTGGCGGGGCGCTCGCCATCGGCGGATTGCCATTTCTATTTCTTACTTACGTAGCCCGCTTTGTGACTTTTTGAGCTCGGCTAATTTTTAGGAGTCCAACATGTCAAGTGAAGTGACATCACCACGAGTCCCCTGGGTTGCTCTCGCGCTTTCATTCCTCTCAGCCGGCGTAGGGCACGTCTATTGCGGACGGATTGCTAAAGGGCTGCCGCTCTACTTTGCGTGGCTGCTCGTACCGCTCTCGACAACGATCGCGGCGCTGTCACCACCCTCGACGGCAAGCCTGTTGCTCCTGGTGATCTTGCCAGTTGTCATTGTCACAATGGTCTACTTTTACGCAGCCGCGGACGCGTGGCGACTCTGCAATCATGCATCACCGAACTATTCGCTCCGCGATTACAACCGCGTCGGAGTTTATTGGCTGTTGATCGTCGTGCAGATGATTTTCTCGATTGGCCTCGTCGCAGGTGCCCGCGGGTTCGTTTACGAAGCATTCCTGGTTCCCACCAACAGCATGAGTCCGACCATCCTCAGCGGAGATCGGATCTTGGCTAGAAAACTCTTACCACAGGATCACTTTCCCAGGCGGGGAGACTTAATCGTCTTCCGCAATCCAACGCCGACGGGAGCCACCGTCTTCATGAAACGCGTCGTGGCGGTGGCGGGCGATCAGATCGAGATCGAAGGGGAACGCATTCTAATCAACGGCAACGAACTGAAGAGAGATCGTCTTCCCGCCGCGAGCCGAAAACGACTTGGGCAACAAGTGGAAGGACAAGTCGCCCATGAAGAGAACGCCGGCAGCCGTTATCTAGTGAGCTATAGCGACGCTTCCGAGGACAGCAAGGAACAGAAAGTTTTTGAAGCGACGGTCCCCGAAAACCAAGTCTTCGTACTCGGCGACAACCGCAACCGCTCACAAGATAGCCGCCATTTCGGCTCGATCCACCGGGGCGACATCATCGGCTACGTTGACTATATCTTTTGGCCGGCGGAATCGTGGGCACGGTTTGGGGTGGTGAACTGACGAGTGCTTTCCTTTTCAACCAACAGGTTGTCTGGCACGTTCTCATAGGTGGCCAAAAACTGTTGCTGAACCCGTCGCCAAAAGCCCATAAAATGACTCCTGTTCGACGGCGGCTCTTGGGAGCGACAGCGGCGGACTGCGAAAAGGTTACGGCACACGCTTGAACAACGCGGCTGACGATTCTTAGCGGGATCGACTCGACCGCTTCCCGGGGGCGTGTGCGGCAGCCCGAGTAGCAGTGATCGCGAACGCGGTTCTCAGAGCCGACGAACGAGCGGCCCGAAGGATCGCCCGCTTTTCGAATGATGGACGTCCATCTTGTTTATAGTTTTCAGTTGGCAGTTTTAAGTGTTCAGTGTTCAGTTACCAGTTCGAAATCGCTTGAGAGTATTAGCTGCAGGTGGCGGATTTAATGTTAAAACGGTTTCCAAGAAACAACGAATCTTCACGAATAACACGAATCTTAGGGTGCCAAAATACCCCATAGGCTTACCAACAAACCATTCGTTTTATTCGTCTAATTCGTGGTTCAAAAACCTTTGCGATTCTTCGCGTCCTTAGCGTCTTTGCGTTAAAAACCATGAACGAACCAAACGACAACCAAATAGCCCCCGATTCCCCTCCGCCGCCGACCGACGCGGTGCGGAATTACTTGCTGTACACACTCAGCCTCCCCGAGCGGGCGGTTCGCAGTTCTGTGGGCGCGGTTGGCGGGGCCGTGCGTGAGTCGACGGGGCTGCTCGTGCCGCAGGCGATTCGGGACAGCACGACGTATTCAGTGCTGGTCCAGCAAACGCTCGACTTTCTGACCGAAGACGTCGGCGGCGTTAAAAAGCAGACCGAGGAAACGAACACAGCGACACCGCGGGTGGAAAACTTTGTCGCTCGCAAAACGGTAGGCAACTTTGTCGAGATGGCCGGCCTGGCCACGCTGCACCTCTCGCCATTGATGGTTTTGGCGATGGTTAGCGACGTGGCGCACGGTTCGCAAACCTACTTGAAGGAGCTGGCCGACGAACTGCGTCGTGAAGGGGTGATCGACGAGCAATCCACCATCGACAGCACGGGCGATTTGCTCGAAGCGTTGGGTCGCACTTCAAAGACGGCGTCCGCGGCGTTCGATACCCCGCCACTTTCACTCGACGGCCTCAAGGAAACGCTCAGCCAGACCACCTCGGCCGCTGGCGAGATTGACCTCACCAAGGCGTTGCCGCAGAGCGAGATCAACCGCATGTGGCAAGAGATGCGTGACTTGGCTTCGGAGGAAGAAGTGAGCCTGTTGGAGCTCTCCAGCGCGATGACGCTGCACTCGCTGGGCAAGATCGCCAACGTGGGTCGCGGTGCGCTTTCGACCGTGCGAGTCGCAGGAAACCTGTTCGACCGTCACATTCTCGACCATTACGCAAACGCCCTGAGCGACATCCACAACAAAGGCTACTACGCGACACTAGCCGAAGTTAGCGGACCCTATGTTGAAGCGCTGTGGGAGAACTTCTCGACCGAGCGTTCGACGATTACCGAGGACTTGCTCAACGGTCGTATCTTGGGGCAAGCCAAAGCAAAGCTGGGGAGTTGGCTCGGGCTAACGGAAGAACAGATTGAAGAAAAACAAAGCGACTGAATCCCATTTAGCCGCCGAGCTTGCTCGGCGTTTCCGTAAGACGCACTTGATCATTCCCCCCACAACGTCGCAACAATCCGTCGCCCGCCGGCCCGATTGCGATGTTCACAAAGATAAATCCCCTGCCAGGTGCCAAGATTCAAACTTCCCTGTGTCACGGGGAGTGTTAGCGAGCAACCTAACAGCGAACTCTTGACGTGTGCCGGCATGTCGTCGGGACCCTCACAAGTGTGACGATGCGGAAAGTCTTCGGGGGCGATTGCCGACAGCGAGCTTTCCAAATCAAGCGGCACATCCGGGTCGGCATTTTCGTTGATCGAAAGCGCCGCCGAAGTGTGCTGCAGAAACAACTGCAAGACGCCAACTCGCAGATCAGCCATCTCAGGAAGGGCGTTGACGACCTCGCGTGTAATGAGATGAAACCCGCGGCTTCGAGGGGCGAGCTGTAACATGGTTTGATGCCAGATCATCGTTGGACGTCCTCCGTGCGTGAAGTGGCCATGAATGTTAAGTGAGGGCAGTTGGATCGTCTGGGCTGCCAGCAGTTCAGGTGGAAATTCCCCGCAGAAAACCGCAGCCGGAACAGATTCGCGCTGTCAAGTGGTCGACTCGCTGAAAAGCGATCTTTCAGCGCAGAAAAAACTTGACTTCCTTAACGTGTTGGTAATAATCCCTTTCTAAAGCAACACATTCCCAAGCCCGGAAAGACGTTGTTAGAGTTGAACTTAGGGCAATATAGCAGAGGCATGCCGCCCCCTTCCTGCGACGCTGTCCTCCCCTAAGTTACCAGACTTTCGTCTTTTGGCCGTGTGATCGGCTTGGATATCCAGTTTCGCCGCCCCGGTACGGACTACGGCAGTCCGCATGACGTGATGGGCAGCAATAGTCTAGGGTGATCGACAATCTGTTTGCACCCTCTAGATGAGAGAGAAACCCAATGCCAGACCACAAGCTCAAGAACGTGTTCGAAGCCATCCTGAAGTACGGGCACGACGAAGATTTTGCTCCACGAATGGACGAAGATTTTCGTGCTACGCAGGCTCCTGCCGGTTCTCGCGAGAAGCTGGACGTCCTCGCTGAACGCGTCCGTATGGGACAGCCCTTGTGGCATGAGGAAGACCGTGCCGACTACAGCGGCCTGACCGGTGCTGTTCGTCCTCGCGACTGAGCCTTCAGGCATTGAGTCCTTGAAAGCCATCGACTGTAACTTAAAGCCCACCCGAGCATTGCTTGGGTGGGCTTTTTATTGTTCTTGGCTACGCGACGGCTAAGCCGCAAGCGGCCGAGCAACAGTTGCCCAATTGGGGGAGCGATGTGTTTGCTGTCTTCTTGGAGCCGCTTTCAGGCGACGCGGCGGCCTCCTCAAGCGGTTCTAGTTCGTCTCGAAGCACTAACATATCCCGAGGGGCGTCGATCCCCAGTCGGACTTTGTCGCCGGCCAGCCGCACGACGGTGATGACAATATCTTCGCCAAGTCGGATTCGTTGAGACTCTTTTCTTGACAATACTAGCACTGGTGGAAACCTCCGTGTTTTCCCGTGACGGGTAGTTGTGTTTGAACTCTGCAATCTTCACTGAGTGCACGGGCGTCCAGTATACCTATCCGCCTGTTCACTGCAAGTTGGTTTTCAAAAAACTTTCTCACCGCTAGCACTCGAAACCAATTAGGCAGCGCTAGCGACACATTGCTCGATGGGCGGGGCTGAAACCAAGTGCGTCCGTTGCACACGCTCGCCTCCTGATCCATAGAACAGAATCGTATTTCTCTCAGCCTCCCAAACGGCACTGAGGCGAACGGCGCGCGGTCCATGCAGACAGAAACTGATTCCGCATATCTCGCTGCCTCGCCAAAGAGTTGACTGGCTAAGAGGAAATTGGTTGGGCCTTAGTTGTTCGATCTCGCTGAGGGTTTGGTTAATGAAGCTGCATATATCGTTGAAGTTAGAAAGGCTTTCGTGGCTTTCCACCATGACTGCTGAAACCTCGGATGGGTGATGGTCTTGTAGTCGCTCTCCTCGTTGCACACCAACGCTCGATCGTTGCTTTGGATGCGGCTAGCAGCTCTCTCAAAAAGACGCGCGGCCGACATGTTAAAATAGGAATGTTGGGGCTACCCTATTACTTCGGTAGATCTTGCCGCATTTCTCCATCAACGCGACCTGAATAGTTGCTTGAACTTTTCTGGTTGTTTTCCGGCAAGACTTTTTAGGAGACCGCGTGTGCGCAAACGCATGCGTATGCCATGTTGGTTTAAAAAGAGGGCAGCGTAATCTTGAGAGAGAACGATCCAAGGCTATACCAGCGAAGAGTGGTACGTCTCGAATCAGCCGAACACGCGCTCAAGTAGCTCGTCAGTCAGCCAGACCTGCTCACGTACGTCGACTTGATTGAACACCGCGTTTACTTCTTGCGTGTCGTCAGTTGCGCTCGCTGGGACGATTGCGGACTTCACGTGGCTTTCGCTTACAACTGGTTCAGAGAGTGGTTTCGCAATCAACGCGATAGTTTCTGATTCGGCTAGCTCGTGTCGAATCTGGTTATGTTCAATCGCTGCGTCAATCAGTTCAAGCCTTGTTCGCTCTGTCGTATGGACTTGAGCCTGCTGCACAGGCGGACTTGTTGCTGCTTGGAACTGTAGCGCCGCTTGCTGGGAGTTCTTTTGCCAAGTGAGAAAGTCGAGGCCGTCAGCGTCGCCATCTTGGTCAGCATCAGCGACGGCGCCGCTTGAGGTGCCGTAGTCTCCTTTCCAGAGGTTGAGGTCGGCTTGATCGACATTCCCGTTGACGCCGAAATCACCAGGCAAGTCTTGAACAAATGTAGCCGTCGTTAACGCCGACCATTGACCATTAAAGAGAGCGCGAGCCTGAATCGTTTGGCCATTGCCTGGCGTAATCGGAGAGTTGTAAACCTGCGCTGAGCTCAAGTTGATGCCGCCACCGATCGCACGCGGATCTGAACCGTCGAGCGTGTAATAGATTGCCCCCTGCGCTGCCGAAATCTGTAAGGCAAAACCTGAGGAAATCGTCCCGCCATACTGGTTGTAAGATGGCGCTGAAATGGTCGGGTAAAGCAAGCCTCCTTGAAGCTGACCTAGTACAAGCGAATTTCGGCTGCCGAAGTAGCTGCCGGTAATCGAGTTGATCTCGTTCTGCCAATGGGTCTTGTTGCGTGGCGTATTGCGGACTGAATCACCCCAACGGGCCGATTCGGCGATAATGCCTGGCTCGACCTGCGCTGCACGAGCCAAGATAAGAGCCTGACTCGCCGCAGGAGTCATCACCCCGCCGTCGAACATGTGTAGCCGTACGCGATCCGCGAAGGCGAGTCGATACTCAGGGCTGGCCAATAAGTCTTGGTGGAGGAACCCGGGATTAAACTGCGAGAACAGTCTATCGTTGCTGCTCGTGAAAGGCTCTGTGCGATCGATATTGTTGCTGAAGTTTGCGCCTAACGAGTGCTCGTTGTCGTGAATAAAGAACTGAAATCCGTGGTCGTTGGTCACTCGGTTGCGGATGCCGAACCAGTTGTTTGCCTTTTCATCTGCTAGAAACTGCGAAATCCCTGTATCGAACGCACCCGTGGAAAAATCGTAAGCATGTAGTCGGCAAGATTCTCGACATCGAGCAAGATGGGGAGGCGAAGCTATCAGTGCGATCATGCTCTTCGAGCCGGCTCCAAAAGATGGAAGTAAGCCCGACTGTAGATGGCAATTGATTCCCTGCGGCCGTTTCAGGAGCGCTTAGCAACTCACCCAATCGGCGAGGAGTTTACCTTTGTTGGGTGGATGAGGACTTTTGGCACGTAGCTTGCATAAGACTTACTAGCCGCCAAGCAGCGGCCCTGATTCGCCGGAACACGAATCATGGGGCCGGGACAGAGAAGAGGCACTGCAACTGGGCCGGCAAGAGAAGAAGCAGCAACCGCAAGACCTTTGAAAGCAATAGTTTAGGGCGTTTTTCGACTTAATTACCCTCCCCGTAAGTCGAGGAACTCCCGCTCAAAGGTCACGTTCAAGGCGGGTCTGGGATGCACCTGAAGAGGCATTCCCAGGCCCGCCTGTTGCTTTTGGTGTGTTGCAAAATTGAACACTTGGGCGATTTTGCTTCACCTCGAAATAGAACATTTGCGGTTTGCCTATCCTGATTGGCAAGTCGATCACTAGGCTCCAACTTTTAGCCGCGTTGAAATCTCAAGGCTGCGTTTCCAATCGCTTTTCAACTTCCTGTACGATAGAGGGTAGAGATAGCCAGCTCGACATCTCCAGAAAGCACTCGACGGGGCATTATGCGTTTCACTTGCCAGACATTAGGTCGCAAACACACGGTCAACCTGTTACGCGTCTTGTTGGCGACGCTAACTGGCTTCGCCGTCATGCTTTCTTTCGCACACTCAGCAAGTGCAGAGGATTCAGCTCGCGACTCCAGCGCTCAGTTCTCCAGCCAACTGATTGACGACCTCATCACGAGGGGTTGGAAGGAATATGGCTTCGCACCTTCGAAAGAAGCCACCGACACTGAGTGGTGTCGGCGCTTGTATCTTGATGTGCTTGGTCGCATTCCAACGGTCGAGGAACTAGAGAGCTTCACCAATCAGAAACGAACGGCTGACCGTGATGAAAAACTAGTCGAGAAGCTCCTAGGACCCGAGTACGTCGACGAGTACGCACGCAACTGGACCACGATTTGGACCAACACGCTCATTGGTCGCACCGGTGGCACGGATCGCCGTGCGTTAACGAGCCGTCCGGGCATGATGCAGTACCTGGAAAGAGTGTTGCTTGAGAACAAGCCCTATCACCTGATGGCTCGCGACCTGATCACGGCCACAGGCGATGCTCGGCCTGATATGGAAAACTTCAACGGGGCGGTCAACTTCTTGGTCGAGAAGCTCGATGAGAATGGTGTCCAAGCCACGGCGAAGACCTCCCAGATTTTCCTTGGCATGAACGTCCAATGCACTCAGTGCCATAATCATCCATTCAACGAGTACCAGCAAAATCAGTTCTGGGAACTCAACGCCTTCTTCCGTCAAACGCGAAACGAGATTGAGCGGATGATGGACGACGACAATCCAAAACCTTTCGCAACACTTATCGACGACAACTTCGGTGGCGAAGGGCGCATGTTGGGTGATCGCCGTCGCGAGGTCGTGCTAGAAATGCGTGACGGCAAGCTGGTCGATCGCGACGCGGCAAGCGTACACGCAGCACCCACTTATTACGAACTTCGCAACGGCCAAGTCCGCGTCGCCTACCCCGTATTTGTGGACGGCACCTCACTGGCGGAAAAGTACGCCGACAAAGGCGAAGACTACGGCAACAGCGGGGCAATCGAGCAGATTAACCGCCGCGCTGAGCTCGCCGAGATGATTCTTGATGCAGATCAGTTTGAGCAGGCCTTAGTGAATCGCTATTGGGCACATTTCTTTGGCCACGGCTTTACCAAGCCGATTGACGATATGGGGCCTCATAATCCTCCCTCGCACCCTGAGTTGCTCGAGCAATTAGCTCAAGACTTCCGGCGTTCCGAGTT
The genomic region above belongs to Lacipirellulaceae bacterium and contains:
- the lepB gene encoding signal peptidase I → MSSEVTSPRVPWVALALSFLSAGVGHVYCGRIAKGLPLYFAWLLVPLSTTIAALSPPSTASLLLLVILPVVIVTMVYFYAAADAWRLCNHASPNYSLRDYNRVGVYWLLIVVQMIFSIGLVAGARGFVYEAFLVPTNSMSPTILSGDRILARKLLPQDHFPRRGDLIVFRNPTPTGATVFMKRVVAVAGDQIEIEGERILINGNELKRDRLPAASRKRLGQQVEGQVAHEENAGSRYLVSYSDASEDSKEQKVFEATVPENQVFVLGDNRNRSQDSRHFGSIHRGDIIGYVDYIFWPAESWARFGVVN
- a CDS encoding carbon storage regulator: MLVLSRKESQRIRLGEDIVITVVRLAGDKVRLGIDAPRDMLVLRDELEPLEEAAASPESGSKKTANTSLPQLGNCCSAACGLAVA
- a CDS encoding chitobiase/beta-hexosaminidase C-terminal domain-containing protein, whose translation is MIALIASPPHLARCRESCRLHAYDFSTGAFDTGISQFLADEKANNWFGIRNRVTNDHGFQFFIHDNEHSLGANFSNNIDRTEPFTSSNDRLFSQFNPGFLHQDLLASPEYRLAFADRVRLHMFDGGVMTPAASQALILARAAQVEPGIIAESARWGDSVRNTPRNKTHWQNEINSITGSYFGSRNSLVLGQLQGGLLYPTISAPSYNQYGGTISSGFALQISAAQGAIYYTLDGSDPRAIGGGINLSSAQVYNSPITPGNGQTIQARALFNGQWSALTTATFVQDLPGDFGVNGNVDQADLNLWKGDYGTSSGAVADADQDGDADGLDFLTWQKNSQQAALQFQAATSPPVQQAQVHTTERTRLELIDAAIEHNQIRHELAESETIALIAKPLSEPVVSESHVKSAIVPASATDDTQEVNAVFNQVDVREQVWLTDELLERVFG
- a CDS encoding DUF1553 domain-containing protein; protein product: MRFTCQTLGRKHTVNLLRVLLATLTGFAVMLSFAHSASAEDSARDSSAQFSSQLIDDLITRGWKEYGFAPSKEATDTEWCRRLYLDVLGRIPTVEELESFTNQKRTADRDEKLVEKLLGPEYVDEYARNWTTIWTNTLIGRTGGTDRRALTSRPGMMQYLERVLLENKPYHLMARDLITATGDARPDMENFNGAVNFLVEKLDENGVQATAKTSQIFLGMNVQCTQCHNHPFNEYQQNQFWELNAFFRQTRNEIERMMDDDNPKPFATLIDDNFGGEGRMLGDRRREVVLEMRDGKLVDRDAASVHAAPTYYELRNGQVRVAYPVFVDGTSLAEKYADKGEDYGNSGAIEQINRRAELAEMILDADQFEQALVNRYWAHFFGHGFTKPIDDMGPHNPPSHPELLEQLAQDFRRSEFDLKGLIRRIVLSKPYRLSSRMNSSNAEDDPALGRPPMFSRFYVRQMQAEQLFDSLLIATEADAQATSDKNRDMMKARWLRQFSTAFGNDEGTESTSFNGSIPQVLTLMNGDLTKKAIRTKGESFLGRVANDTSLSNAQKFEYLYKAGLSRKPSKEERKVCNQLLASRKGDVAGTLQDVWWAVLNSNEFILIH
- a CDS encoding secondary thiamine-phosphate synthase enzyme YjbQ; translated protein: MIWHQTMLQLAPRSRGFHLITREVVNALPEMADLRVGVLQLFLQHTSAALSINENADPDVPLDLESSLSAIAPEDFPHRHTCEGPDDMPAHVKSSLLGCSLTLPVTQGSLNLGTWQGIYLCEHRNRAGGRRIVATLWGE